Within Burkholderiales bacterium, the genomic segment GAAACGCTCCGCGTGTTTCAGGAAGCGCTCCATCAATTCGGGGCCTTGCACGCCCATTACGTCGGCCGGCCAGTTATCGACATCGGTCGTCGTCGTCAGTTGTCCGCCCTGGGCGAGGCCGGTGATGAGCACCGGTTTGAGATTGGCGCGTGCGGCATAAACCGCCGCCGTGTAGCCTGCCGGACCCGAACCGAGTATCAAAAGGCGAGCATGTTTATCGGGTTTTTGCATGGTAGAGGTGTTTTTCGGTCAAGATGCGAGGTTTATTGGGGCGGAACGGGAATTTAACAGTCCCCCGCCCGGCTGTCGAATGCGCTCCTCCAGAATGACCCGGCGCTTGCGCGAGTCGTCCGCGCGGCGGGAGTAAGGCGATTTCGGCGCAACGACGGCCGGCTTGTGCCCGACTCGCAATTGGCGCGCGCTATTACCGCAACATTACCAGCACATATTCCGCACGGTTTTTGCGGCGAAGCGCAGGGGTGTCGCCTACAGGAAAGTTGAACGCAATTGGAAAACGACCAAAATCAGGCGGCGATCAGAGCGCTGCTCGAGAGGCGTCTTCAGGGCGGTGTGCCGCATTCCCAGGCCAGCTCCCAGCCGCAGCGTTCTCAGACCGGCCCCGGAAACCAGCCTATCCAGCGCCTGACGCGCGATGGTTTGACGAAGAGCGTTCCGCTGCGCTCGCGCAGCAACGCTTGTGGTGTCTGCAGCAACTCGAGCCCGCCCGGCGCGTTTTACAATATTTCCAAGGCCTTGCGCTTGCGCGGCGAACTCGATCCCGGCGCGCTGAAGCGCAGCTTCCAGGAAATCGCGAACCGGCACAAGAGCCTGCGTACCGCCGTTGTCGAAAACGGCGAGCAGGCCGTGCAAACCATTCTCCCCGCCGTCGAACTGCCGCTGCCCGTGGTCGACTTGCGCGCGTTGCCGGCGGCCGGGCGCGAGCTTGAAATCAGGCGAATAGGGAAGGCCGAGGCAGGTCAACTGTTCGATCTATCGCGGGCGCCGCTGCTGCGCCTCAAGCTTGCCCGCGTCGGCGATGCCGAGCACGTGTTGTATCTGACCATGCATCACATCATCGGTGATGGCTGGTCGCTGGGTGTGGTCTACCGCGAACTCGCGGCGATCTACCGCGCGTACTGTGCGGGCCTGGCGTCGCCGCTTTCGGAACTGCCGATCCAACGCCGATTTCGCGGCATGGCAGCGCAACGCGCTGGATGGCGGAGGATTGGATAAACAGCTCGCTACTGGAAGGGCCAGTTGGCAGGCGATCTGCCGCGGCTCGATCTGCCGTTGGATGCCGCAATCGCGCGCGCGCCGGAACGGATTTCGTATCTCACCGCGGCGGCGCGTTCCGAGGTCGTCGCGGAAAACGATTATGCCGGCGGCCGGGTGGCGCTGCCGTTGTCGGAGGAGCTCACGGCGGCGCTGAAAGCGCTGAGCCGGCGCGAGCGCGTGACCCAGTTCATGACGATGCTGGCAAGCTTTCAATTGCTGCTGTCGCGCTACAGCGGTCAGGTCGATGTGCTGCTGGGCACACCGATCGCCGGCCGCAACCGCGTGGAAACCGAGCCACTGATCGGATTCTTTATCGGCACGCTGGTGCTGCGCGCAAATCTGGCGGGCGTGGCGAGTTTTCGCGAGCTCCTCCACCGCACCAGCAAGACTGCGCTCGATGCCTATGAAAACCAGGACGTGCCGTTCGAAAAGCTGGTCGAGGAACTGCAGCCTGAACGGCAAATCGGACGCAATCCGCTATTCGACGTCCTGATCAACTACGCGCCCGCGGCGCAGCTCGATCTGCTGCAGATCGATGGCATTGAAGCGACGCAATTGTTCGCTGGTGATGCCCAGTCGAAGTTTGGCTGACGCTGTATATCCGTTCATCCAAGGGCCGGCTGATCGTCGAACTCGCCTATCAGAGCGCCCTGTTTTTCCGCCGATCGCGTGACCGCGATGCTGGCGCAGTATCAGCACCTGCTCGAACAGATTTGCGCCGCGCCCGATCTGCCGATAGAGGCGTATACGCTGGTCACGCCGCAGGCGCGAATGATGTTGCCCGATGCCAGCCAGCCGATCGCCGAGCCGCGCTTTCCGCTGGTCGCCGAGACGATTGCGGCGTGGCGCGAAAAAGATCCGCGCGCCATCGCCATCAGCCAGGGCCAGCGCTGCTGGAGTTACGACGAAGTGTGGCGCAACGCACTGGCGGTGGCGCACGCCTTGCGCGCGCAAGGCGTGCGCTCGGGCGATGTCGTCGCCATATCCGGGCCGCGCAGTTTCGGCTTCATCGCGGCAATGGTCGGCGTATTGACGGCAGGCGGCGTGCTGCTGACGGTCGAGCGCAAGCTCCCGCTGCAGCGCCAGCGGCTGCTGCTGCGCGAGGCGCGCGCCGGCCACCTGGTTTATGTCGGCGACTTGCGCGACGAAGATCGCTGGCTGCGCGAAATCGCAACCCTGAAGCTGATGACGATTGCGGCCGCCGGCGACACAATCGCCGCGAAGTTTGCCGCAAAGCCCGAAGCAGCCGCCAATGCAGAAGCGCAGGATCTATTGCCCTGCCGTCCGGCGCCCGATGATCCGGCTTACATCTTTTTCACGTCCGGCACGACGGGCACGCCCAAGGGCATACTCGGCAATCACAAAGGTCTCGCTCATTTCCTCGATTGGCAACGCGCGACCTTCGCCATCGGCCCTGGCGATCGCTTCGCGCACTTGACCGGTTTGTCGTTCGACGTGCTGCTGCGCGATGTGTTTCGGCCTCTGACGAGCGGCGCCCGGCTGCATCTGCCGCCGGCTGACGATCTCACGCCGGCAACGATACTGCCGTGGCTGGGGCGCGAAAAAATCAGCGCGCTGCACACGGTTCCCACGCTCGCGCAATCGTGGCTGGCCGACCCGGTGGCGACGCTTCCGCTGCCGGAATTGCGTTGCTTGTTTTTTTCCGGAGAGCCATTGACGGGACCTTGATCGCGCGCTGGCGCGAGGCGTTCGGTGACAGCGCCGAAATCGTGAATCTTTACGGGCCGACCGAAACCACGATGGCGAAATGCTATTACCGGGTTCCCGCCGCTTCCGGGGACCGGCTGGCGGCCATCCAGCCCGTGGGCCGGCCGATCACGCATACCCAGGCGCTGGTGTTGAGTCCGCGCGGCGCGCTGTGCGGCATCGGCGAACTTGGCGAAATCGTGCTGCGCACGCCATTCGTACGCTTGGCTATATCGATGCAGACGACGAACAACGCCGGCGCTTTGTCAAAAATCCGTTACGCGACGATGCCGAAGACTTACTGTATTTCACCGGCGATCGCGGCCGCTACCGCCCCGATGGCGCGATCGATATTTTCGGACGCGGCGACGATCAGGTAAAAATAAACGGCGTTCGCGTCGAGCCTGGCGAAGTCGCGGCGGCCCTGTCGCAGCATGCCGCTGTCGCCGCGTGCACCGTGCTTGCGCGCAGCGACGAACGCGATGAATTGTTCCTCGCCGCCTATGTCGTTGCCACCGCCGCAACCCATCCGACCGTTTCAGAACTCCGCGCCTATCTGAGCGCCCGTTTGCCGGCGGCGCTGATACCCTCGGCTTTCGTGTTTCTTACGCGATGCCGTTGATCGCCAACGGCAAAATCGATCGCGCAGCATTGCCCGCGCCCGATCGCGGCCGCCCGGAACTCGACGAAGGCTGCATCGCGCCGAGGACGGCGACTGAAACGCGAATCGCCGCGATCTGGATTGAACTCCTGAAACGCGAGCGCATCGGCGTCGAAGACAATTTCTTCGACCTCGGCGGCCACTCGCTGCTGGCGATGGGCATCGTCGCACGAATTCGCGGCGCGTTTGGAATCGAGCTTCCGCTCGCCGCCATCTTTGAAACGCCGACGATTGCTGGCATGGCCGAGGCCGTCTCAAAGCTGGGCGAGGCCGACGAAAGCCACATGCTGGCCGCGCTCGACCGGCTTTCCGAGGAGGAAG encodes:
- a CDS encoding AMP-binding protein, producing the protein MTAMLAQYQHLLEQICAAPDLPIEAYTLVTPQARMMLPDASQPIAEPRFPLVAETIAAWREKDPRAIAISQGQRCWSYDEVWRNALAVAHALRAQGVRSGDVVAISGPRSFGFIAAMVGVLTAGGVLLTVERKLPLQRQRLLLREARAGHLVYVGDLRDEDRWLREIATLKLMTIAAAGDTIAAKFAAKPEAAANAEAQDLLPCRPAPDDPAYIFFTSGTTGTPKGILGNHKGLAHFLDWQRATFAIGPGDRFAHLTGLSFDVLLRDVFRPLTSGARLHLPPADDLTPATILPWLGREKISALHTVPTLAQSWLADPVATLPLPELRCLFFSGEPLTGP
- a CDS encoding AMP-binding protein, with the translated sequence MRHRRTWRNRAAHAIRTLGYIDADDEQRRRFVKNPLRDDAEDLLYFTGDRGRYRPDGAIDIFGRGDDQVKINGVRVEPGEVAAALSQHAAVAACTVLARSDERDELFLAAYVVATAATHPTVSELRAYLSARLPAALIPSAFVFLTRCR